Proteins from a genomic interval of Treponema succinifaciens DSM 2489:
- a CDS encoding recombinase family protein, producing the protein MNNRIDAIYARQSVDKKDSISIESQIEFCKYELKGGNCKEYTDKGYSGKNTDRPKFQELVRDIKRGLIAKVVVYKLDRISRSILDFANMMELFQQYNVEFVSSTEKFDTSTPMGRAMLNICIVFAQLERETIQKRVTDAYYSRSQRGFKMGGKAPYGFHTEPIKMDGINTKKLVVNPEEAANIRLMFEMYAQPTTSYGDITRYFAEQGILFHGKELIRPTLAQMLRNPVYVQADLDVYEFFKSQGTVIVNDVADFTGMNGCYLYQGRDVKASKKNDLKDQMLVLAPHEGIVPSDTWLTCRKKLMNNMKIQSARKATHTWLAGKIKCGNCGYALMSIYNPSGKQYLRCTKRLDNKSCPGCGKIITSELEAVVYQQMVKKLASYKTLTGKKKAAKANPKITALQVELAHVDSEIEKLVDSLTGANNVLFSYVNVKIAELDGRKQELLARIAELTVEAISPEQVSQISGYLDTWENVSFDDKRRVVDLMITTIAATSDSLNITWKI; encoded by the coding sequence ATGAACAATCGGATAGACGCAATCTATGCAAGACAATCGGTAGACAAAAAGGACAGCATTTCCATTGAAAGCCAGATTGAATTTTGCAAATACGAGTTGAAAGGCGGTAACTGCAAGGAATACACAGACAAAGGGTACAGCGGCAAGAACACAGACCGTCCGAAGTTTCAAGAACTGGTGCGGGACATCAAGCGGGGCTTGATTGCAAAGGTCGTGGTTTACAAGCTCGACCGTATCAGCCGTTCCATTCTGGACTTTGCCAACATGATGGAGCTGTTCCAGCAGTACAATGTGGAGTTTGTGTCCTCTACGGAAAAGTTTGATACCTCCACGCCGATGGGACGGGCCATGCTGAATATCTGTATCGTGTTCGCCCAGCTTGAACGGGAAACGATACAGAAGCGGGTAACGGACGCTTACTACTCCCGCAGTCAGCGGGGCTTTAAGATGGGCGGGAAAGCCCCTTACGGCTTCCATACGGAGCCTATCAAGATGGACGGTATCAACACAAAGAAGCTGGTGGTAAACCCGGAGGAAGCGGCCAATATCCGGCTGATGTTTGAGATGTACGCCCAGCCCACAACTTCCTACGGGGACATTACCCGGTACTTTGCCGAACAGGGGATTTTGTTCCATGGCAAAGAGCTGATACGCCCCACGCTGGCGCAGATGTTACGCAATCCTGTCTATGTGCAGGCAGACCTTGATGTGTACGAATTTTTCAAAAGTCAAGGTACAGTCATTGTCAATGACGTTGCCGATTTTACGGGCATGAACGGCTGCTATCTGTATCAAGGGCGAGATGTAAAGGCCAGCAAGAAAAACGACTTAAAAGACCAAATGCTGGTACTGGCTCCCCATGAGGGTATCGTCCCCTCCGACACCTGGCTGACCTGCCGCAAGAAGCTGATGAACAACATGAAAATCCAGTCTGCCCGGAAAGCCACCCACACATGGCTGGCAGGAAAAATCAAGTGCGGGAATTGCGGGTATGCTCTTATGAGTATCTACAATCCCTCCGGCAAACAGTATCTCCGCTGCACGAAACGGCTGGACAATAAAAGCTGTCCTGGCTGTGGGAAAATCATCACTTCGGAACTGGAAGCGGTTGTTTATCAGCAGATGGTAAAGAAGCTGGCAAGCTACAAGACGCTGACAGGAAAAAAGAAAGCGGCAAAGGCAAACCCGAAAATCACCGCCCTGCAAGTGGAACTTGCCCATGTAGACAGCGAGATTGAAAAGCTGGTGGACAGTCTGACGGGGGCAAACAATGTCCTGTTCTCCTATGTGAATGTGAAGATAGCGGAACTGGACGGGCGCAAGCAGGAACTTCTGGCAAGGATAGCGGAGTTGACTGTGGAGGCCATCAGCCCGGAACAGGTCAGCCAGATTTCCGGCTACCTCGATACCTGGGAGAATGTATCTTTTGATGAC